The Candidatus Zixiibacteriota bacterium genome has a segment encoding these proteins:
- the rsgA gene encoding ribosome small subunit-dependent GTPase A produces the protein MNINELGWNSFFEKHFGDSKRGDFIPARIACQHKGRYDIHCSHGSMTAEISGKLQHESVFMAEYPAVGDWVVVTARPHEGKAIIHKILPRKSCFSRKAILAGGRKGIGGETEEQILAANIDTAFLVSGLDRDFNIRRIERYVAIAWDSGANPVVILNKADVCRNLEEPIEEVETVAMGVPVHAVSAIEKTGLDALQQYLARGSTVVFLGSSGVGKSTIINGLLGDDLLKVGGLRVHDQRGRHTTTQREMIILPSGGIVIDTPGIREIQLWSDDEGLSRTFADVEEIADQCRFRNCRHQGEPGCAVEQALEDGTLDRDRFDSYGRLQKELKYLSIRKDQKARLVETAKWKKITKSMRQRYKMRGEK, from the coding sequence ATGAACATAAATGAATTAGGTTGGAATAGCTTCTTTGAGAAACACTTCGGAGATTCAAAGAGAGGCGATTTCATACCTGCCAGAATTGCATGTCAGCACAAGGGACGCTATGATATCCATTGCTCGCATGGCAGCATGACAGCCGAAATCTCCGGGAAGCTTCAACATGAATCAGTCTTCATGGCGGAGTATCCTGCGGTTGGAGACTGGGTGGTCGTCACAGCGAGACCTCATGAAGGCAAGGCGATAATCCACAAGATTCTTCCGAGGAAGAGCTGTTTCTCTCGTAAGGCAATTCTTGCCGGGGGGCGCAAGGGTATCGGAGGCGAGACCGAAGAGCAAATTCTGGCTGCGAATATCGATACAGCGTTTCTTGTAAGCGGTCTTGACAGGGACTTCAACATCCGTCGAATCGAACGCTATGTAGCGATAGCGTGGGATAGCGGCGCAAACCCGGTTGTCATTCTCAACAAGGCAGATGTCTGCCGGAATTTGGAAGAGCCTATCGAAGAGGTCGAAACAGTCGCAATGGGCGTCCCGGTTCACGCGGTGAGCGCCATTGAGAAGACCGGCCTCGATGCGCTGCAACAGTATCTGGCACGGGGCAGCACCGTCGTCTTTCTCGGATCATCCGGTGTCGGCAAATCGACAATCATCAACGGCCTTCTCGGAGACGATCTTCTGAAAGTCGGTGGACTCCGCGTACACGACCAGCGCGGTCGGCACACGACGACCCAGCGGGAGATGATTATATTGCCATCAGGTGGCATAGTGATCGACACTCCCGGCATACGAGAGATTCAACTCTGGTCTGACGACGAGGGATTGAGCAGGACATTCGCTGATGTTGAGGAGATCGCTGATCAGTGCCGATTCAGGAATTGCAGGCATCAGGGTGAGCCGGGATGCGCGGTCGAACAGGCACTGGAGGACGGTACTCTCGACCGGGATCGATTCGATAGTTACGGAAGACTCCAGAAGGAACTTAAGTATCTGTCTATCCGTAAGGATCAGAAGGCGCGTCTTGTTGAGACCGCCAAGTGGAAGAAGATCACCAAGTCGATGCGACAGCGATACAAGATGCGTGGAGAGAAATAG
- a CDS encoding GNAT family N-acetyltransferase encodes MFENVHLETERLLIRQYAIDDLDGFYDIVSQEEVVKWVGETVRPKDEIAPRFKKMVESYGLNRPDDIVRFSLAVMHKADGRLAGWVGLGPLPINTTETEIYYGFSQDYWGQGIATEAADAMLQHGFETIGLDRIVAITLPDNPASAKVLEKIGMKFRWTVHDLPPDLALLEGVGYFSLTKKEYNQGQDSTKSAIFPQASCAGRIPRSLPSSARAGTLHALMTDIKIATSLRSSQ; translated from the coding sequence ATGTTCGAAAACGTTCATCTGGAGACTGAACGACTGCTGATTCGGCAATACGCGATCGACGATCTCGACGGATTCTATGACATTGTGAGTCAGGAAGAAGTCGTCAAATGGGTCGGCGAGACGGTTCGGCCGAAGGATGAGATTGCGCCCAGATTCAAGAAAATGGTTGAATCGTACGGACTGAACAGGCCCGACGACATCGTCAGATTCTCTCTTGCAGTTATGCACAAAGCTGATGGCCGACTCGCAGGATGGGTCGGCCTCGGCCCTCTTCCGATCAATACTACAGAGACTGAGATCTACTACGGTTTTTCGCAGGATTATTGGGGACAGGGGATTGCGACAGAAGCCGCAGATGCGATGCTCCAACATGGCTTTGAGACAATCGGCCTGGATCGCATCGTCGCGATAACGCTGCCCGACAATCCGGCATCGGCGAAAGTTCTAGAGAAAATCGGGATGAAGTTCCGCTGGACAGTTCACGATCTGCCACCCGACCTGGCGCTACTCGAAGGCGTAGGGTATTTCTCGCTGACGAAGAAGGAATACAATCAAGGGCAGGATTCCACGAAGTCTGCCATCTTCCCGCAAGCATCATGCGCGGGCAGGATTCCCCGAAGCCTGCCATCTTCTGCGCGGGCAGGAACCCTGCACGCTCTGATGACTGACATAAAGATTGCCACGTCGCTTCGCTCCTCGCAATGA